In Epinephelus moara isolate mb chromosome 9, YSFRI_EMoa_1.0, whole genome shotgun sequence, a genomic segment contains:
- the LOC126395234 gene encoding probable G-protein coupled receptor 21 → MMNSSLDPLNQSLADPSNLSAPFCLLEIGYSQIFSTCLLEVSIILLLTVLIISGNLVVIFVFHCAPLLSQHTTSTFIQTMAYADLLVGVSCLFPSLSLLHHLQGLDPKLTCQVFGYMVSVLKSVSMVSLACVSVDRYIAITRPLTYASLVTPCRVRCCIVLIWLYSALVFLPSFLGWGKPGYHGDVVEWCAVEWRTRPAFTTFIVALLYAPAALTVCFTYANIFKICRQHTREISERHARYRPQQLQGSGLTAGSAVKDSSAVEQGQLPHLSQPQYQQPTSTYPDKRYAMVLFRITSVFYILWLPYILYFLLESGGIYHHPAASFLTTWLAISNSFCNCLIYSLSNSAFRKGLKRLCSFCLQRSGSGFGVRNTKKAFVGSIEKGCAGPGYGYGHGEITIGTTCHV, encoded by the coding sequence ATGATGAATTCCTCCCTGGATCCACTGAACCAGAGCCTAGCTGACCCGTCAAACTTATCTGCTCCCTTCTGCCTGCTTGAGATAGGCTATTCCCAAATTTTCAGCACCTGCCTCCTTGAAGTCTCTATCATACTTCTCCTCACTGTTCTCATTATTTCTGGCAACTTGGTGGTGATTTTTGTGTTTCACTGTGCCCCCCTGCTCAGCCAGCACACCACCAGCACTTTCATCCAGACTATGGCGTACGCTGATCTGCTGGTGGGGGTGAGCTGCCTGTTCCCCTCCCTGtccctcctccatcacctccagGGCCTCGATCCCAAACTCACCTGCCAGGTGTTCGGGTACATGGTGTCTGTTTTGAAATCAGTTTCAATGGTGTCATTAGCATGTGTGAGTGTAGACCGCTACATCGCCATCACACGACCTCTGACTTATGCGTCCCTAGTGACACCCTGTCGAGTGCGCTGCTGCATCGTTCTGATATGGTTGTACTCTGCTTTGGTGTTTCTCCCGTCTTTTCTTGGGTGGGGGAAACCTGGTTACCACGGGGATGTGGTGGAGTGGTGCGCAGTTGAGTGGAGGACTCGTCCGGCTTTCACCACTTTTATTGTTGCACTGCTCTACGCCCCTGCTGCTCTCACTGTCTGCTTCACTTACGCCAACATCTTCAAGATCTGTCGACAACACACCCGGGAGATCAGCGAGCGCCACGCGCGCTACCGACCCCAACAGCTGCAGGGTTCAGGATTGACAGCGGGATCTGCGGTCAAGGACAGCAGTGCAGTAGAGCAAGGACAGTTGCCCCACTTGTCCCAACCACAGTATCAGCAGCCCACATCAACATACCCGGACAAGCGATACGCTATGGTACTGTTCCGCATTACGAGTGTGTTTTATATCCTGTGGTTGCCCTACATCCTCTATTTTCTGTTGGAGAGCGGGGGGATCTACCACCACCCTGCAGCCTCATTCCTAACCACGTGGCTGGCCATCAGCAACAGCTTCTGTAACTGTCTCATCTACAGCCTCTCCAATTCTGCCTTCAGGAAGGGCCTCAAACGCCTCTGCTCCTTCTGCTTACAGCGCAGCGGCAGTGGCTTTGGAGTTAGGAACACCAAAAAGGCTTTCGTTGGCTCCATTGAAAAAGGATGTGCAGGACCGGGGTACGGATACGGTCACGGAGAAATAACAATTGGCACAACGTGTCATGTGTAG